A genomic segment from Klebsiella africana encodes:
- the trpB gene encoding tryptophan synthase subunit beta, which translates to MSTLLNPRFGEYGGMYVPQILMPALLQLEEAFVNAQKDPAFHTEFTGLLKNYAGRPTALTLCRNLTRGTRTTLYLKREDLLHGGAHKTNQVLGQALLAKRMGKTEIIAETGAGQHGVASALASALLGLKCRIYMGAKDIERQSPNVFRMRLMGAEVIPVHSGSATLKDASNEALRDWSGSYEKAHFMLGTAAGPHPFPTLVREFQRMIGEETREQILEREGRLPDAVIACVGGGSNAIGMFADFIDEPRVGLIGVEPAGHGIATGEHGAPLKHGRTGIYFGMKSPMMQTDEGQIIESCSISAGLDFPSVGPQHAYLNSIGRADYVSATDDEALDAFKTLSREEGIIPALESSHALAHALRMMREHPDREQLLVVNLSGRGDKDIFTVHDILQARGEI; encoded by the coding sequence ATGAGCACCCTACTTAATCCACGCTTCGGCGAATACGGCGGAATGTACGTCCCGCAAATCCTTATGCCCGCCCTGCTTCAACTGGAAGAGGCCTTTGTTAACGCACAGAAAGATCCGGCATTTCATACCGAATTTACCGGGCTGCTGAAAAACTATGCCGGGCGTCCAACAGCGTTAACCCTGTGTCGCAACCTCACCAGAGGAACCCGTACCACCTTATACCTCAAACGTGAAGATCTGCTCCACGGCGGGGCGCACAAAACCAACCAGGTTCTGGGGCAGGCGCTGCTGGCAAAGCGCATGGGGAAAACTGAAATCATTGCCGAAACCGGGGCCGGGCAGCACGGCGTCGCCTCGGCGCTCGCCAGCGCACTGCTTGGCCTGAAATGCCGCATTTATATGGGCGCAAAGGATATCGAGCGTCAGTCGCCGAACGTCTTCAGGATGCGCCTGATGGGGGCGGAGGTGATCCCGGTACACAGCGGTTCCGCGACCCTGAAAGATGCCTCCAACGAGGCGCTTCGCGACTGGTCCGGTAGCTATGAAAAGGCGCATTTCATGCTCGGGACAGCCGCGGGTCCACATCCCTTCCCGACCCTTGTTCGTGAATTCCAGCGCATGATTGGAGAAGAGACCCGGGAGCAGATTCTGGAAAGAGAAGGCCGTCTGCCGGATGCGGTTATCGCCTGCGTGGGCGGGGGATCCAACGCGATTGGAATGTTTGCCGATTTTATTGATGAACCACGTGTCGGTCTGATCGGCGTGGAGCCCGCTGGTCACGGCATTGCAACCGGCGAGCATGGCGCACCACTCAAGCACGGTCGCACGGGCATCTATTTCGGTATGAAATCGCCGATGATGCAGACCGATGAGGGGCAGATCATTGAGTCCTGTTCCATTTCCGCCGGCCTGGACTTCCCCTCTGTTGGGCCACAGCATGCGTACCTGAACAGCATCGGACGTGCCGACTATGTCTCCGCGACCGATGATGAAGCGCTGGACGCCTTTAAAACCCTCAGCCGCGAAGAAGGCATCATTCCCGCCCTGGAGTCCTCTCATGCGCTGGCGCATGCCCTGAGAATGATGCGTGAACATCCCGACAGGGAGCAGTTGCTGGTGGTTAACCTTTCTGGTCGAGGGGATAAGGACATTTTTACCGTACACGACATTCTGCAGGCACGAGGAGAAATCTGA
- a CDS encoding VOC family protein produces the protein MEKFTLHRGRLIDHIQLVVNNFDASKAFYTAVLAELKIPVVITDDEYIWADELVISSVKSSGSGGVPTGRHHLAFQATDRESVDAFYRAALNHGGRDNGAPAERTYHPGYYAAFVLDPDGNNIEAVYHGEGDRSARSVEISFTV, from the coding sequence ATGGAAAAATTTACGCTACATCGTGGCAGACTTATCGACCATATCCAGCTCGTGGTAAACAACTTTGACGCCAGCAAAGCGTTTTACACTGCTGTGCTGGCGGAACTTAAGATCCCCGTGGTTATCACCGATGACGAATATATCTGGGCTGACGAACTGGTCATTTCGTCGGTAAAAAGTTCCGGATCTGGAGGGGTGCCTACAGGACGGCACCATCTGGCCTTTCAGGCCACAGATCGTGAATCGGTAGACGCGTTTTACCGCGCAGCCCTCAATCATGGCGGACGTGATAACGGCGCACCTGCCGAACGAACCTACCATCCCGGATACTATGCCGCTTTTGTTCTGGATCCGGACGGTAACAACATTGAGGCTGTTTACCATGGTGAAGGCGACCGCAGCGCCCGCTCTGTAGAAATCAGCTTCACTGTCTGA
- a CDS encoding CoA transferase subunit A, translating to MEKEIISPQRAAAMVEEGMTIMIGGFMAVGTPEKIIDALVEKGVGNLTIIANDTGFIDRGIGKLVVNKQVRKIIASHIGLNPETGRQMSTGELEAELVPQGTLVERIRAGGAGLGGVLTRTGLGTVVEEGKQQVIIEGQPWLLEHPLQADIALIHCSIADTAGNAMFNKTTKNFNPVMATAARLVIAECESIVPMDCAAADRYNTPGIFIDYLVKGEDHHG from the coding sequence CTGGAAAAAGAGATTATTTCGCCGCAACGCGCTGCCGCCATGGTGGAAGAAGGAATGACCATTATGATTGGCGGATTTATGGCAGTCGGCACGCCAGAAAAAATTATCGATGCGCTGGTAGAAAAGGGCGTGGGTAATTTAACGATTATCGCCAATGACACCGGTTTTATCGACCGGGGGATCGGCAAGCTGGTGGTCAATAAACAGGTCCGCAAGATCATCGCCTCGCATATTGGCCTTAACCCGGAAACCGGACGCCAGATGTCCACTGGCGAGCTTGAAGCAGAGCTGGTTCCTCAGGGAACGCTGGTTGAGCGTATCCGCGCCGGTGGCGCCGGACTGGGTGGTGTACTCACCCGCACCGGGCTTGGCACGGTCGTGGAAGAGGGTAAACAGCAGGTGATAATTGAAGGCCAGCCCTGGCTGCTGGAACACCCCCTGCAGGCCGATATCGCCTTGATTCACTGCTCCATTGCCGATACCGCTGGTAACGCAATGTTCAATAAAACCACCAAAAACTTTAACCCGGTGATGGCTACCGCCGCACGCCTGGTCATCGCCGAGTGTGAATCCATTGTGCCGATGGATTGTGCCGCCGCCGACCGTTACAACACGCCCGGCATTTTTATCGACTACCTGGTTAAGGGGGAAGATCACCATGGATAA
- a CDS encoding 3-oxoacid CoA-transferase subunit B translates to MDKNAVRERIARRVAKELRKGDLVNLGIGLPTQVANYVADDLGVIFQSENGLVGLGPMPDSDSIDADLTNAGGQPVTAVPGAAFFDSALSFAIIRGGHVDVTVLGALEVDQEGNLANWIIPGKMVPGMGGAMDLVNGARRVIIAMEHCDKKGQSKILPRCQLPLTAVGQVNLIVTEKAVIEVNNGLILREIAADTRVEDVVAQTAAPLRISESLIQFA, encoded by the coding sequence ATGGATAAAAACGCCGTAAGAGAACGCATTGCACGCCGGGTTGCCAAAGAGCTTCGCAAAGGGGATCTGGTGAACCTGGGGATTGGTCTGCCGACGCAGGTCGCCAACTACGTCGCCGACGATCTTGGCGTCATTTTCCAGTCTGAAAATGGTCTGGTGGGGCTCGGTCCGATGCCGGATAGCGACAGCATCGATGCCGATTTAACTAACGCCGGCGGTCAACCAGTCACTGCCGTACCCGGAGCGGCGTTCTTCGACAGCGCACTGTCGTTCGCCATTATACGCGGTGGTCACGTCGATGTGACCGTTCTGGGGGCGCTGGAGGTGGATCAGGAGGGCAACCTCGCCAACTGGATCATCCCGGGCAAGATGGTTCCCGGAATGGGCGGGGCTATGGACCTGGTGAACGGTGCCCGCCGCGTCATCATCGCCATGGAGCACTGCGATAAAAAAGGCCAGTCAAAAATTTTGCCTCGCTGCCAGCTGCCGCTGACCGCCGTCGGCCAGGTCAATCTGATCGTGACGGAAAAAGCGGTCATTGAAGTCAATAACGGTCTGATTTTGCGCGAAATCGCCGCGGATACCCGCGTGGAGGACGTGGTTGCGCAGACCGCTGCGCCGCTACGCATCTCTGAATCATTAATCCAGTTTGCCTAA
- a CDS encoding MFS transporter, with protein MQNTNNITDKTANHSSTRSNFGGWGWSMVGFSMLMYYNFAAWTADGLNVIVQSFVDLHGWDFATLLSFSTPAGWIGVIGALVIAEMIKRKGAKIVAIFGLLALGLTMIWFGRVTSYAEYAIGLALMNLLATGCCFNVPATLLNSWFPRKKGLALGWATMGMSFCTATLIPIMFFLFDRFGVPGAYAVVGGTLITLGIISILWIRNTPEELGLYPDNEPISREQQAANLAAQTDYQSPFTYRVLFRDREMWLISVGFGLLWLVDIGVVSQLIPRLISVGYDKETAVWMFTSAALICAIFSYFWGWVDVKVGTRKASIAYAFFFAVTHACLLVRGNDYFTYFTLLMVGASIAGIKELCTSMVGTVYGRYDFSAANRLVSTIACLFRVSCFAVVAVSLKYTGDYDGAYISFIILDIIAALLIFMINDKCKGKTDSVVTG; from the coding sequence ATGCAAAATACCAATAATATTACCGATAAAACGGCTAATCATTCCAGCACCCGGAGTAATTTCGGTGGCTGGGGCTGGAGTATGGTTGGCTTCAGCATGCTGATGTACTACAACTTCGCCGCCTGGACTGCCGACGGGCTGAACGTTATTGTCCAAAGCTTTGTCGATCTCCACGGCTGGGATTTCGCCACGCTTCTCTCTTTCTCCACTCCCGCCGGCTGGATTGGCGTTATCGGCGCGCTGGTGATCGCTGAAATGATCAAGCGCAAAGGGGCGAAAATCGTTGCTATTTTTGGTCTGCTGGCACTGGGATTAACGATGATCTGGTTTGGCCGGGTGACCTCCTACGCCGAATACGCAATCGGCCTGGCTCTGATGAATTTGTTGGCCACCGGGTGCTGTTTCAACGTTCCCGCCACACTACTTAATAGCTGGTTTCCAAGAAAAAAAGGGCTGGCGCTCGGCTGGGCAACCATGGGGATGTCGTTCTGTACCGCGACGCTGATCCCAATTATGTTCTTCCTCTTTGACCGCTTCGGCGTGCCTGGCGCTTATGCGGTTGTCGGTGGGACGTTAATTACCCTCGGCATCATCTCCATACTCTGGATCCGTAATACGCCGGAAGAACTGGGCTTGTACCCGGACAATGAACCGATTTCTCGTGAACAGCAGGCGGCAAATCTCGCAGCCCAGACTGATTACCAGAGCCCCTTTACCTACCGCGTACTGTTCCGCGACCGCGAAATGTGGCTGATCTCCGTCGGCTTCGGCCTGCTGTGGCTGGTGGATATTGGCGTCGTCAGCCAGTTGATCCCGCGGCTGATATCGGTTGGCTATGATAAAGAAACCGCCGTCTGGATGTTCACCTCCGCCGCGCTAATTTGCGCTATTTTCAGTTACTTCTGGGGCTGGGTCGATGTGAAAGTCGGCACCCGAAAAGCCAGTATCGCTTACGCCTTTTTCTTTGCTGTGACCCATGCCTGCCTGCTGGTTCGCGGTAACGACTACTTCACCTACTTCACGCTGTTAATGGTTGGCGCCAGTATCGCCGGTATTAAAGAGCTATGTACCTCAATGGTTGGGACCGTGTATGGCCGCTACGACTTTTCCGCCGCTAACCGCCTGGTTTCAACTATTGCCTGTTTATTCCGGGTTAGCTGTTTTGCAGTTGTTGCCGTCAGTCTGAAATATACCGGTGATTATGATGGCGCTTATATCTCTTTTATCATCCTGGATATTATTGCGGCCCTGTTAATTTTCATGATTAACGATAAATGCAAAGGCAAAACAGATTCGGTGGTCACCGGGTAA
- a CDS encoding GNAT family N-acetyltransferase has translation MTVIPVSALEYSMAELCRILADSFNESSTPFALPSDMFASRFISEGLSLEDSCVWLVNGNPAAIAIVTRRMDKARLAAFGVLPEYRSQGLAKQMLTPLFISLKNKKLSSVRLEVLRENTRAVALYHALGFQVRRHLRKYRGNPQSHPEKSSGDMEYMTTDDFLRTVSSASEDDLPWLASPLPLLTIPCHILRDNEHAWCAVAECMGQPQLRGLFVEPAYRYQGRAKTMLKKINARWPGIGTSAAVPETLAPLFTAAGYQAEPLGQFEMALTF, from the coding sequence ATGACCGTTATTCCGGTATCAGCCCTTGAATACAGCATGGCGGAACTGTGCCGTATTCTTGCAGACAGCTTTAATGAATCATCGACCCCGTTTGCGTTGCCATCGGACATGTTTGCCTCACGTTTCATCTCCGAAGGACTCAGCCTTGAAGACTCGTGTGTCTGGCTGGTCAATGGTAATCCGGCGGCAATAGCCATCGTAACCCGCAGAATGGACAAAGCGCGTCTGGCCGCATTTGGTGTGCTGCCCGAGTACCGGAGCCAGGGACTGGCAAAACAGATGCTTACTCCTCTGTTTATCTCTTTAAAAAATAAAAAATTATCCAGCGTGAGGCTGGAAGTGTTGCGCGAAAACACCCGCGCCGTCGCTCTCTATCACGCACTCGGCTTTCAGGTTCGCCGACACCTGCGCAAATACCGGGGAAATCCACAATCCCACCCTGAAAAAAGTTCGGGGGATATGGAGTACATGACTACAGATGATTTCCTGCGTACCGTCTCGTCTGCATCAGAAGATGATCTTCCCTGGCTGGCCAGTCCCCTGCCGCTCCTCACCATTCCCTGCCATATCCTCAGGGATAACGAACATGCATGGTGTGCTGTCGCTGAGTGCATGGGACAACCTCAGCTCCGCGGTCTGTTTGTGGAACCGGCGTATCGTTACCAGGGGCGGGCTAAAACAATGTTGAAGAAAATCAATGCCAGATGGCCTGGCATAGGTACATCAGCCGCGGTCCCAGAAACGCTGGCGCCATTATTTACTGCAGCGGGTTATCAGGCTGAACCGTTAGGCCAGTTTGAGATGGCACTGACATTTTAA
- a CDS encoding SDR family NAD(P)-dependent oxidoreductase, with protein sequence MDTTWDNKVKALFNLEGKVAVITGGAGALGEGVARGLANYGVKVAVTGRTIATLEKTVQQVQEAGGEALAIAGDMTDEAAVKALADRVVAAWGKVDFLINIAGIAIRHPAEAFDINDFRKVMDVNITGTFLPCKVFGQLFIQQGFGKIVNTSSVRAFAGHPGGYAAYGTSKGAINLLTKQLATEWAKYNINVNAVAPTIFWTPLTQEVLEDEKLKKIFLDRIPMGRAAVVEDMVGTVVYLCSPAANFITGQVIYIDGGCTAG encoded by the coding sequence ATGGACACAACATGGGATAACAAAGTCAAAGCGCTGTTCAACCTTGAAGGCAAAGTTGCGGTTATCACCGGCGGTGCAGGTGCGCTCGGTGAAGGTGTAGCCCGTGGCCTGGCGAACTACGGTGTTAAAGTCGCGGTAACCGGCCGTACCATCGCCACCCTGGAAAAAACGGTTCAGCAGGTGCAGGAGGCGGGCGGCGAGGCCCTCGCTATCGCTGGCGACATGACCGACGAAGCGGCGGTAAAAGCCCTGGCCGATCGCGTGGTCGCCGCCTGGGGGAAAGTTGATTTTCTGATCAATATTGCCGGCATTGCTATCCGCCATCCAGCGGAGGCCTTTGACATTAATGATTTCCGCAAAGTAATGGACGTCAACATCACGGGTACCTTTCTTCCCTGCAAAGTATTTGGCCAACTGTTTATCCAGCAGGGATTCGGGAAAATCGTCAATACCTCATCGGTACGCGCTTTTGCCGGACACCCGGGCGGCTACGCGGCTTACGGCACATCGAAAGGGGCTATCAACTTATTAACCAAACAGCTGGCTACTGAATGGGCGAAATACAATATCAACGTTAACGCCGTCGCGCCGACTATCTTCTGGACGCCGCTGACCCAGGAAGTTCTGGAAGACGAAAAACTGAAAAAGATCTTCCTCGATCGCATCCCGATGGGCCGGGCTGCCGTTGTGGAAGATATGGTCGGCACCGTCGTATACCTTTGCTCACCTGCTGCAAATTTTATCACCGGCCAGGTCATTTACATCGACGGCGGCTGTACGGCGGGTTAA
- a CDS encoding MerR family transcriptional regulator — MYQIGLFSKICRVTIKTLHYYNEIGLLVPAYINPENGYRFYTSDQLMKFHQIASLRQLGFTITEIVTLTQDENSCHIIEQRRLEIQQQIQDMEDMLSRINHYLQHKKKERIMPYQAVLKKIPECIVYSRRFNVPDFSSYINLIPPTGQEVMKANPGLTLATPAYCFTLYHDKEYKEKNMDVEFCEAVDHFGKNEGDIIFQVIPAVTAVTVLHKGPYDSLRNAYIYLMQWVEDNGYLLTNPPRESYIDGIWNKKDATEWMTEIQFPVEKV, encoded by the coding sequence ATGTATCAAATAGGGCTGTTTTCAAAGATCTGTCGTGTGACGATAAAAACGCTTCATTACTATAATGAAATCGGTTTGCTTGTTCCTGCCTATATTAACCCTGAGAATGGTTATCGTTTCTATACTTCTGACCAGTTAATGAAATTTCATCAGATAGCGAGTTTACGCCAGCTTGGTTTTACAATAACTGAAATAGTTACGCTGACTCAGGATGAAAATTCCTGCCACATAATTGAACAGCGACGCCTTGAAATACAGCAACAAATTCAAGACATGGAGGATATGCTCTCCCGAATTAACCACTATCTGCAACATAAAAAAAAGGAAAGAATTATGCCATATCAAGCTGTTTTGAAAAAAATCCCGGAATGTATTGTTTACTCCAGGCGTTTCAATGTTCCTGATTTCTCCTCATATATCAACTTAATTCCGCCAACAGGGCAAGAGGTTATGAAGGCAAATCCAGGTTTAACGTTAGCGACCCCGGCTTATTGCTTCACTCTTTATCATGATAAAGAATACAAAGAGAAAAATATGGACGTGGAGTTCTGTGAAGCTGTTGATCATTTTGGTAAAAACGAAGGGGATATTATTTTCCAGGTTATCCCCGCCGTTACCGCTGTAACGGTCCTACACAAGGGACCCTATGATTCATTAAGAAATGCGTACATCTATCTTATGCAATGGGTCGAAGATAATGGTTACCTGTTAACAAATCCCCCCAGGGAAAGCTACATCGACGGCATCTGGAACAAAAAAGACGCCACGGAGTGGATGACGGAAATACAGTTCCCTGTAGAGAAAGTTTAA
- a CDS encoding cupin domain-containing protein, with protein sequence MKVIPISEASPYNPPLHHAMVALKLCDGALCDARQFWCGLSHFLPGGGAEWAYDDSPTEKLYVVLEGAITIRTREETRVVSKGEAVFLAPFEGREVVNHTNYPTSMLVIASNT encoded by the coding sequence ATGAAAGTGATACCGATTAGTGAAGCTAGTCCCTACAACCCACCACTGCATCACGCCATGGTGGCGCTGAAGCTGTGTGATGGTGCGTTATGCGACGCCCGCCAGTTCTGGTGCGGACTGTCGCATTTTTTACCCGGAGGCGGCGCCGAGTGGGCTTACGACGATTCGCCGACGGAAAAACTCTACGTGGTACTGGAGGGCGCTATCACCATCCGTACCAGAGAGGAAACGCGTGTAGTCAGCAAAGGGGAAGCGGTTTTCCTCGCACCGTTTGAGGGGCGTGAAGTGGTTAACCACACCAATTATCCGACCAGCATGCTGGTCATCGCCAGCAATACGTAA
- a CDS encoding LysR family transcriptional regulator, protein MYCEDYRYEESVPTLSQDVALSDPHIMTRMMFFVNLVTTGSISSAAERMGISISSGSRWLSDLEKEIGCPLYRRNNKAMPLTDAGDYLYRNFCLIGEKVGQLKNELTHFSTERRGTIRICCTPVYAEHYLMPIVANYLAGNRQVNIAVHVSAFGIQSWKDHDIIIGAVNALSHQQDQELPLVKRNLIAEPFVTVASPQYLLMNGTPQHPSELVHHRCLFASSLTGSNDWAYEINSESHFFKIAKSLEVCDSTLLRKSVLSGAGIAYLPEYVVRRDIRNGKLTCLFKEMKTSEWLLNLYYPARSQITECVSSFKHFLIEQHTSTYGQIRAENH, encoded by the coding sequence ATGTACTGTGAAGATTATCGTTATGAGGAGTCAGTTCCCACCTTGTCGCAGGATGTCGCTCTTTCCGATCCGCATATCATGACCAGAATGATGTTCTTCGTAAACCTGGTCACGACTGGTTCAATATCATCTGCGGCGGAGCGTATGGGAATATCCATTTCATCAGGCTCACGCTGGCTGTCCGACCTGGAAAAAGAGATCGGCTGTCCTCTTTATCGACGCAACAATAAAGCCATGCCGCTGACCGATGCAGGTGATTATCTGTATCGCAATTTTTGTTTAATCGGCGAGAAGGTCGGCCAGTTAAAAAATGAGCTGACCCATTTTTCCACCGAGCGTCGGGGAACAATCCGCATATGCTGTACGCCGGTGTATGCCGAACACTATCTGATGCCCATCGTCGCCAACTACCTGGCCGGTAACCGCCAGGTGAATATCGCCGTCCACGTCTCAGCCTTCGGTATTCAAAGCTGGAAAGATCACGATATCATCATCGGGGCTGTTAATGCTTTAAGCCACCAGCAGGATCAGGAACTCCCGCTGGTGAAACGTAATCTGATCGCTGAACCTTTCGTGACCGTTGCCTCGCCCCAGTATCTGTTGATGAACGGCACGCCGCAGCACCCGTCCGAACTGGTGCATCATCGCTGCCTGTTTGCCAGCTCTCTAACCGGCAGCAACGACTGGGCCTATGAGATTAATAGCGAAAGTCATTTTTTCAAAATTGCCAAATCTCTTGAGGTGTGCGACAGCACCCTGTTGCGAAAATCGGTGCTTTCAGGGGCCGGAATAGCCTACCTGCCGGAATATGTTGTTAGACGAGATATTCGCAATGGCAAACTGACCTGCTTGTTTAAAGAGATGAAAACATCGGAATGGTTATTAAATCTCTATTATCCAGCACGGAGCCAGATAACCGAATGCGTATCCTCCTTTAAACATTTTTTGATTGAGCAACACACCAGCACCTATGGGCAAATACGTGCGGAGAATCATTAA
- a CDS encoding Crp/Fnr family transcriptional regulator, translating into MFAEEAIMMIPGWNAFPQALQQALLRQSRVRSEKAGSIVFHQGAEVEAIAWTLKGHLFANVHHANGNQTLLTHVPVGRMILFNFVWKRTPLDRNFIAMTDVELLILPRGSATQLLAQFDEFKMQVIDSLTERLNDLDRVLYTHKVSSREACVAAFLVDCEEGQKGSRRERHIPFTMQFMAECLRLSRPFVAKTLRHFADRQMVALNYGNIEVLDLDGLRQVASREMM; encoded by the coding sequence ATGTTCGCCGAAGAAGCTATCATGATGATCCCCGGCTGGAACGCATTTCCACAGGCACTTCAGCAGGCTTTACTGCGTCAGTCGCGCGTTCGCAGCGAAAAAGCCGGCAGTATTGTCTTTCATCAGGGCGCCGAAGTTGAGGCAATTGCCTGGACGCTGAAAGGCCATCTCTTTGCTAATGTTCATCATGCAAACGGTAATCAGACGCTGCTCACTCACGTGCCCGTCGGACGTATGATCTTGTTTAACTTTGTCTGGAAGCGCACCCCCTTAGACCGCAACTTCATCGCCATGACCGATGTCGAATTACTTATTCTCCCCCGGGGCAGTGCGACGCAGCTGTTGGCCCAGTTTGATGAATTCAAAATGCAGGTAATAGATTCACTCACCGAGAGGCTTAACGATCTGGATCGGGTGCTCTACACCCATAAAGTGTCCTCAAGGGAAGCCTGCGTGGCGGCTTTTCTGGTGGATTGTGAAGAAGGCCAAAAAGGATCGCGTCGCGAGCGCCACATTCCCTTTACGATGCAGTTTATGGCCGAATGCCTGCGGCTCTCGCGTCCTTTTGTTGCCAAAACGCTCAGGCATTTCGCCGATCGCCAGATGGTGGCGCTCAACTACGGCAATATCGAAGTGCTCGATCTTGATGGACTGAGGCAGGTCGCCAGCCGTGAGATGATGTGA
- a CDS encoding SphA family protein, whose product MAMTSTYETGVVRNGSGDTAKIAGGKNKLSNVGLVMAATWVPGVEFLGARYAAMIVQPYKFIQVKNTGQHTTDHTNGLLGTSITPLALSWDLHNNFHIGAGLAIYLPDGKTAYTRNAATGRKEISGDNVSWDYWSFEPNIAVSYLTDDWGITFNNIFDFNTKNSETDYRSGSTWYLDVTATHRINNSLTAGLIGNWTKQVTDDKINGRTVQGVEGIYSTGKRVEHIKAGPMMSYSVSGATVTGRLLFNLHSENDAGMTFFHVGVSMPL is encoded by the coding sequence ATGGCGATGACATCCACCTATGAAACCGGTGTCGTACGAAACGGCAGTGGTGATACGGCGAAAATCGCCGGGGGAAAAAATAAGCTTTCTAATGTCGGGCTGGTGATGGCTGCCACATGGGTTCCCGGCGTAGAATTCCTCGGTGCCCGCTATGCGGCGATGATCGTACAGCCCTATAAATTTATTCAGGTAAAAAACACCGGCCAACATACCACCGACCACACAAACGGATTGCTGGGGACCAGCATTACGCCGCTCGCGCTTTCCTGGGATTTACACAATAACTTCCACATTGGCGCCGGGTTAGCCATCTATTTACCGGATGGCAAAACGGCCTATACCCGCAATGCGGCAACCGGGCGTAAAGAGATCTCCGGGGATAACGTCTCGTGGGATTATTGGTCGTTTGAACCCAATATCGCCGTCAGCTATCTGACCGACGACTGGGGGATTACGTTTAATAATATTTTTGACTTCAATACGAAAAATAGCGAAACCGACTACCGCTCCGGTAGCACCTGGTATCTGGATGTGACTGCCACCCATCGTATCAACAATAGCCTTACCGCAGGGCTTATCGGTAACTGGACTAAGCAGGTGACTGACGACAAGATTAACGGTAGAACGGTGCAGGGGGTAGAGGGTATTTATTCTACCGGTAAACGCGTTGAACATATCAAAGCTGGTCCGATGATGAGCTATAGCGTCAGCGGAGCTACCGTTACCGGCCGACTATTGTTTAATTTGCACAGCGAAAATGATGCCGGAATGACCTTTTTCCATGTTGGGGTATCGATGCCGCTGTAG
- the trpA gene encoding tryptophan synthase subunit alpha gives MERYKNRFTALKARREGAFVPFVMTGDPGPVQSLRIIDTLIAAGADALELGIPFSDPLADGPTIQTAALRAFAANVTPTLCFEMLANVRQKHPNIPIGLLVYANLVFNRGIDAFYAECARVGIDSVLVADVPFEESQPFRQAARRYHIAPIFICPPNAENKLLMEIARHGEGYTYLLSRAGVTGTEQGASKPLQHLVETLANLQAPPALQGFGISTPDQVADAIQAGAIGAISGSAIVKIIEKHREDDVAMLNELRAFVISMKAATRRV, from the coding sequence ATGGAACGCTATAAAAATAGGTTTACTGCGCTAAAAGCCCGCAGAGAAGGTGCTTTTGTTCCTTTCGTGATGACTGGCGATCCAGGCCCGGTACAGTCGCTGCGAATTATTGATACCCTGATCGCAGCAGGCGCAGACGCGCTGGAACTGGGGATCCCGTTTTCGGATCCGCTGGCAGATGGCCCGACCATTCAGACTGCCGCACTACGAGCCTTCGCCGCAAACGTCACACCAACGCTGTGCTTTGAGATGCTGGCCAATGTTCGACAAAAACACCCGAACATTCCCATTGGCCTGCTGGTATATGCCAACCTTGTATTCAACCGAGGCATTGATGCATTTTACGCCGAATGCGCGCGGGTCGGGATAGATTCGGTGCTGGTAGCGGATGTCCCCTTCGAAGAATCCCAGCCGTTCCGTCAGGCAGCAAGGCGTTATCATATTGCGCCCATTTTTATCTGCCCTCCGAATGCGGAAAATAAATTGCTTATGGAGATAGCCCGTCACGGTGAGGGCTATACCTATCTGCTGTCCCGCGCAGGGGTCACGGGGACCGAACAGGGAGCATCAAAGCCGCTGCAACATTTGGTTGAAACACTGGCAAATCTTCAGGCCCCTCCTGCACTTCAGGGATTTGGTATTTCCACTCCCGATCAGGTTGCGGATGCTATTCAGGCTGGTGCAATAGGCGCCATTTCAGGTTCTGCCATCGTCAAAATCATTGAGAAACATCGTGAGGATGATGTTGCAATGCTGAATGAGCTGAGGGCGTTTGTGATAAGCATGAAGGCGGCAACGCGTCGGGTGTAA